The following proteins are co-located in the Pyxidicoccus xibeiensis genome:
- the nrdR gene encoding transcriptional regulator NrdR: MRCPFCQDAENKVIDSRESHEGSVIRRRRECLACKRRFTTYERVEELYPLIVKKDGRREAFDREKIVSGLKKACEKRPVSADQLEETVVAIERLLQGMGEKEVPSSVIGEEVMRRLQQLDEVAYVRFASVYRSFRDIAEFMHELKDLLEAEERERKAKPPIPPGKGG; this comes from the coding sequence ATGCGCTGCCCCTTCTGCCAGGACGCCGAGAACAAGGTCATCGACTCTCGCGAGTCGCACGAGGGCTCGGTCATCCGCCGTCGCCGCGAGTGCCTGGCCTGCAAGCGCCGCTTCACCACGTACGAGCGGGTGGAGGAGCTCTACCCGCTCATCGTGAAGAAGGACGGGCGGCGCGAGGCGTTCGACCGGGAGAAGATTGTCAGCGGCCTGAAGAAGGCGTGTGAGAAGCGGCCGGTCTCCGCCGACCAGCTGGAAGAGACGGTGGTGGCCATTGAAAGGCTGCTGCAGGGCATGGGCGAGAAGGAGGTCCCCTCGTCCGTCATCGGCGAGGAGGTCATGCGCCGGCTGCAGCAGCTGGATGAAGTGGCGTATGTGCGCTTTGCCTCCGTGTACCGGAGCTTCCGTGACATCGCGGAGTTCATGCACGAGCTGAAGGACTTGCTCGAGGCCGAGGAGCGCGAGCGCAAGGCGAAGCCTCCGATTCCGCCCGGCAAGGGCGGGTGA
- the fabG gene encoding 3-oxoacyl-[acyl-carrier-protein] reductase, with protein sequence MSGFKDKVVLVTGGSRGIGRACAVAFAKAGASTVVISYAGNEAAAQETLGLIQAAGARAEAVKFDVADTAACASAIDGVVKAHGRLDVLVNNAGVAVDGLVMRVKDEDWDRQLDTNLKGAFALIRAASRPMMKQRGGAIINITSVVGEMGNGGQAAYSASKAGLIGLTKSVSRELSSRNIRVNAVSPGFIGTDMTSHLNDELRQKMLEGIPLGRLGNPEEVASAVLFLAGDGASYITGEVLKVNGGMYM encoded by the coding sequence ATGAGCGGGTTCAAGGACAAGGTCGTGCTGGTGACGGGCGGCTCGCGCGGCATCGGCCGGGCGTGCGCGGTGGCCTTCGCGAAGGCGGGCGCCTCCACCGTGGTCATCAGCTACGCGGGCAACGAGGCGGCGGCCCAGGAGACGTTGGGCCTCATCCAGGCCGCGGGCGCCAGGGCGGAGGCCGTGAAGTTCGACGTGGCCGACACCGCCGCCTGCGCCAGCGCCATCGACGGCGTCGTCAAGGCGCACGGCCGGCTGGACGTGCTCGTCAACAACGCGGGCGTGGCCGTGGACGGGCTCGTGATGCGGGTGAAGGACGAGGACTGGGACCGGCAGCTGGACACCAACCTCAAGGGCGCCTTCGCCCTCATCCGCGCCGCCAGCCGCCCCATGATGAAGCAGCGGGGCGGGGCCATCATCAACATCACCTCCGTCGTGGGGGAGATGGGCAATGGTGGCCAGGCGGCCTACTCGGCCTCCAAGGCGGGGCTCATCGGCCTGACCAAGTCCGTGTCCCGGGAGCTGTCGAGCCGGAACATCCGGGTGAACGCCGTCTCCCCGGGCTTCATCGGGACGGACATGACGTCCCACCTGAATGACGAACTGCGCCAGAAGATGCTGGAGGGCATCCCCCTGGGGCGCCTGGGCAACCCGGAGGAGGTGGCCAGCGCCGTCCTCTTCCTGGCGGGAGACGGGGCGTCCTACATCACCGGCGAGGTCCTGAAGGTCAACGGCGGCATGTACATGTAA
- a CDS encoding tetratricopeptide repeat protein: MVGLGAPPAWTRPLFPTPVRSQLGPASPELTRARAQIDAGEFEEARRTLLAGLDSADLTDDQLVELYRLLGLTALYLGDEAQAREAYEKLLQARPDYELPRGAPPKLRALYARIKEDIKSRRVRPVTLDVDPIPDPPGGEPVVVDATIQELALGARARIFYRRAGDVPFNSVDFVRERGGTERYRAVLPAYDVPAEPEPYEVEYYFEVADAAQRRLAGRGDSFQPLVFQVAPQASAAPAAEVSSGRPWYKSPWLWVAVGAVAIGGTAGVVALSSSEERGRVPITIRVDPASP, from the coding sequence GTGGTGGGCCTGGGAGCCCCGCCGGCGTGGACGCGGCCCCTCTTCCCCACGCCTGTCCGCTCGCAGCTCGGGCCGGCGAGCCCGGAGCTCACCCGGGCACGCGCGCAGATAGACGCTGGCGAGTTCGAGGAGGCCCGGCGCACGCTGCTGGCCGGCCTGGACTCGGCCGACCTCACGGACGACCAGCTGGTGGAGCTCTACCGGCTGCTGGGCCTCACCGCGCTCTACCTGGGCGACGAGGCGCAGGCGCGCGAGGCCTACGAGAAGCTGCTCCAGGCGCGGCCGGACTACGAGCTGCCCCGCGGCGCCCCGCCGAAGCTCCGCGCGCTCTACGCGCGCATCAAGGAGGACATCAAGAGCCGCCGCGTCCGCCCCGTCACCCTGGACGTGGACCCGATTCCGGACCCTCCCGGCGGCGAGCCGGTGGTGGTGGATGCCACCATCCAGGAGCTGGCGCTGGGGGCCCGCGCCCGCATCTTCTACCGGCGCGCCGGGGACGTGCCCTTCAACTCCGTGGACTTCGTGCGCGAGCGCGGCGGCACGGAGCGCTACCGCGCGGTGCTGCCCGCGTACGACGTACCCGCCGAGCCCGAGCCCTACGAGGTGGAGTACTACTTCGAGGTGGCGGACGCGGCCCAGCGCCGGCTCGCGGGCCGGGGTGACTCGTTCCAGCCGCTGGTGTTCCAGGTGGCGCCCCAGGCTTCCGCCGCGCCCGCCGCCGAGGTCTCCTCCGGACGCCCCTGGTACAAGAGCCCGTGGCTGTGGGTCGCCGTGGGCGCGGTGGCCATCGGCGGCACGGCGGGCGTGGTGGCCCTCTCCTCCTCCGAGGAGCGTGGCCGCGTCCCCATCACCATCCGCGTGGACCCCGCCTCGCCATGA
- a CDS encoding YceD family protein has translation MLVKIEQIKETGLKLEEPIALKLLGDALSGADSGDDTGFRAASPATLKASLRKVSGGVLLEGQFSAHVTSECKRCLGPVDMKVPVSFTLNLVPESLVRGDDFLKKEDESAMEKKERAQGEVGGSFELEDADEEVFDGKTIDLDPIVREQLLLAMPMNAVCREDCKGLCPQCGINWNEAKCSCETKPVDPRLAALKNIKLDN, from the coding sequence ATGCTCGTAAAGATTGAACAAATCAAGGAGACAGGGCTCAAGCTGGAGGAGCCCATCGCCCTCAAGCTGCTCGGTGACGCACTGAGCGGCGCGGACTCCGGCGACGACACCGGCTTCCGGGCGGCGAGTCCCGCCACCCTGAAGGCGTCCCTGCGCAAGGTGAGCGGCGGCGTGCTGCTGGAGGGCCAGTTCTCGGCCCACGTCACCAGCGAGTGCAAGCGCTGCCTGGGCCCGGTGGACATGAAGGTGCCGGTGTCCTTCACCCTCAACCTGGTGCCGGAGTCGCTGGTGCGTGGCGACGACTTCCTGAAGAAGGAGGACGAGTCCGCCATGGAGAAGAAGGAGCGCGCCCAGGGAGAGGTGGGCGGCTCGTTCGAGCTGGAGGACGCGGACGAGGAGGTCTTCGACGGGAAGACCATCGACCTGGACCCCATCGTCCGGGAGCAGCTGCTGCTGGCCATGCCGATGAACGCGGTCTGCCGCGAGGACTGCAAGGGGCTGTGCCCGCAGTGCGGCATCAACTGGAACGAGGCGAAGTGCTCGTGCGAGACGAAGCCCGTGGACCCGCGCCTGGCCGCGCTGAAGAACATCAAGCTGGACAACTGA
- the fabF gene encoding beta-ketoacyl-ACP synthase II yields the protein MSHRRVVITGTGLISALGTGTEKNWQAMLAGKSGIALVTRFDPLKIDARIAGEVKDFEPETFIDRREVRRMDLYAQYAMAAADMAVKESGIPIGPDQPHGYAPEKVGVIVGSGIGGISSLEEQHRKGLEKGFDRLSPFFIIQMIVNMAPGLISMRYNCKGPNWAPVSACATSAHAIGEAYKSIKLGETDAAIAGGAEAAITPLGLGGFSVMKALSTRNDDPAGASRPFDKDRDGFVMGEGAGMLVLEELEHAKKRGAKILAELVGYGANSDAYHVTQPAPEGEGAARCMRLALQSAGMTPDQVGYINAHGTSTPFNDANETKAIKAVFGDHARKLAVSSTKSMTGHMLGAAGGAEAVVSALVLSRNILPPTINQVTPDPDCDLDYVPNTAREAKVDAVMSNSFGFGGTNAVLLFKRF from the coding sequence GTGTCACACCGTCGAGTCGTCATCACCGGTACCGGGCTCATCTCGGCACTGGGCACAGGAACCGAGAAGAACTGGCAGGCGATGCTCGCCGGCAAGTCGGGTATTGCCCTGGTCACGCGCTTCGACCCGTTGAAGATCGACGCGCGAATCGCCGGCGAGGTGAAGGACTTCGAGCCGGAGACGTTCATCGACAGGCGCGAGGTGCGCCGGATGGACCTCTATGCCCAGTACGCCATGGCCGCCGCGGACATGGCCGTCAAGGAGTCGGGCATCCCCATCGGTCCGGACCAGCCTCACGGCTACGCCCCGGAGAAGGTCGGAGTCATCGTCGGCTCGGGCATCGGCGGCATCTCCTCGCTCGAGGAGCAGCACCGCAAGGGGCTGGAGAAGGGGTTCGACCGGCTGTCGCCCTTCTTCATCATCCAGATGATCGTCAACATGGCGCCCGGCCTCATCTCCATGCGGTACAACTGCAAGGGTCCCAACTGGGCCCCGGTGTCCGCGTGCGCCACCAGCGCCCACGCCATTGGCGAGGCCTACAAGTCCATCAAGCTGGGTGAGACGGACGCGGCCATCGCCGGCGGCGCCGAGGCGGCCATCACCCCGCTGGGGCTGGGTGGCTTCTCGGTGATGAAGGCGCTGTCCACGCGCAACGACGACCCGGCGGGCGCCAGCCGGCCCTTCGACAAGGACCGTGACGGCTTCGTCATGGGCGAGGGCGCGGGCATGCTCGTCCTGGAGGAGCTGGAGCACGCGAAGAAGCGCGGCGCCAAGATCCTCGCGGAGCTGGTGGGCTACGGGGCGAACTCGGACGCGTACCACGTGACGCAGCCGGCCCCCGAGGGCGAGGGTGCGGCGCGCTGCATGCGGCTGGCGCTCCAGTCGGCGGGCATGACGCCGGACCAGGTGGGCTACATCAACGCCCACGGCACCTCCACCCCGTTCAACGACGCGAACGAGACCAAGGCCATCAAGGCGGTGTTCGGCGACCACGCGCGCAAGCTGGCGGTGTCCTCCACCAAGTCCATGACGGGCCACATGCTCGGCGCGGCGGGTGGCGCGGAGGCCGTGGTCAGCGCGCTGGTGCTGTCGCGCAACATCCTGCCGCCCACCATCAACCAGGTGACGCCGGACCCGGACTGTGACCTGGACTACGTGCCGAACACGGCGCGCGAGGCGAAGGTGGACGCGGTGATGAGCAATTCGTTCGGCTTCGGTGGCACCAACGCGGTGCTGCTGTTCAAGCGGTTCTAG
- a CDS encoding beta-ketoacyl-ACP synthase III produces the protein MACTHIIGTGSYAPSRVITNHELEKRVDTSDSWIRERTGIQERRQAAPDEATSDMAVHAARRALDMAGVAPEELDLIVVGTITADMPMPSCAAFVQAKLGARRAFAFDVGAACAGSLYAMSVADQFIRSGQVRKALVIGAELLSRVVNPDDRNTCILFGDGAGAMVLSPGDDAERGILSTHLHSDGGLAELITIPGGGSRTPMTEEAVRARLNTLHMNGREVFRFAVRALVESTQEALATHGLVPGQVDHVIAHQANARILDAALERLEIPRDKCWLNLHKYGNTSSASLPMTLDEAHRAGKLQRGQVIAMMAIGAGMTWGSAVVRW, from the coding sequence GTGGCATGCACGCACATCATCGGAACCGGCTCCTACGCCCCCTCCCGGGTCATCACCAACCACGAGCTCGAGAAGCGCGTCGACACCTCGGACTCGTGGATTCGCGAGCGCACCGGCATCCAGGAGCGCCGCCAGGCCGCCCCTGACGAAGCCACCAGCGACATGGCCGTCCACGCCGCGCGCCGCGCGCTGGACATGGCGGGCGTGGCGCCGGAGGAGCTGGACCTCATCGTGGTGGGCACGATTACGGCGGACATGCCCATGCCGTCGTGCGCGGCCTTCGTCCAGGCGAAGCTGGGCGCGCGGCGGGCCTTCGCCTTCGACGTGGGCGCCGCGTGCGCCGGCTCGCTGTACGCCATGAGCGTGGCGGACCAGTTCATCCGCTCCGGGCAGGTGCGCAAGGCGCTCGTCATCGGCGCGGAGCTGCTCAGCCGGGTGGTGAACCCGGACGACCGCAACACCTGCATCCTCTTCGGCGATGGGGCCGGGGCCATGGTGCTGTCGCCCGGCGACGACGCGGAGCGCGGCATCCTCTCCACCCACCTGCACTCGGACGGAGGGCTGGCGGAGCTCATCACCATCCCCGGGGGCGGCTCGCGCACGCCCATGACGGAGGAAGCAGTGCGGGCGCGGCTGAACACGCTGCACATGAACGGGCGTGAGGTGTTCCGGTTCGCGGTGCGCGCGCTGGTGGAGTCCACCCAGGAGGCGCTGGCGACGCACGGCCTGGTCCCGGGGCAGGTGGACCACGTCATCGCCCACCAGGCCAATGCCCGCATCCTGGACGCCGCGCTCGAGCGGCTGGAGATTCCGCGAGACAAGTGCTGGCTGAACCTGCACAAGTACGGCAACACGTCGTCCGCCTCGTTGCCCATGACGCTGGACGAGGCCCACCGCGCCGGGAAGCTCCAGCGCGGGCAGGTCATCGCGATGATGGCGATTGGAGCGGGCATGACGTGGGGCAGCGCCGTCGTGCGCTGGTAG
- the ribD gene encoding bifunctional diaminohydroxyphosphoribosylaminopyrimidine deaminase/5-amino-6-(5-phosphoribosylamino)uracil reductase RibD: MRLLTRARMEATRAPRAKRAADFDRAVAEFFMRIALEEAAKGLGRTSPNPVVGAVLVKGGRIIARGYHKKAGTAHAEVVALEAAGSKAKGADLYTTLEPCDHYGRTPPCSLAIIEAGVRRVICASADPNPQVSGKGVARLRRAGVQVLTGVLQEEADKLNRPFFKVMRTGLPWVTLKAAVTLDGKLATATGDSRWVTGEKARAWVHRLRDSVDVILVGANTVRKDDPKLTTRLPGGGGKDPLRVVVDSHLRLSPGYTVFTQRSPARTVIATLEDPEGRKARRFLAQGVEVWQVRQKAGRVDLKALLRRIAKGGLNHVLVEGGAELYGSFLRGHHADALALFLAPKLIGSPGLSWAGDLGVKEMAQAVAVSDLTFERYGDDVLLQALL, translated from the coding sequence ATGCGGCTGCTCACGCGGGCACGGATGGAGGCAACGCGGGCGCCCCGGGCGAAGCGGGCGGCGGACTTCGACCGCGCGGTGGCCGAGTTCTTCATGCGCATCGCGCTGGAGGAGGCCGCCAAGGGCCTGGGCCGCACCAGCCCGAATCCCGTGGTGGGCGCGGTGCTGGTGAAGGGCGGGCGCATCATCGCCCGCGGCTACCACAAGAAGGCGGGCACCGCGCACGCCGAGGTGGTGGCGCTGGAGGCCGCGGGCTCGAAGGCGAAGGGCGCGGACCTCTACACCACGCTGGAGCCGTGCGACCACTACGGGCGCACGCCCCCGTGCAGCCTGGCCATCATCGAGGCCGGGGTGCGCCGGGTCATCTGCGCGTCGGCGGACCCCAACCCCCAGGTGAGCGGCAAGGGCGTGGCGCGGCTGCGGCGCGCCGGGGTGCAGGTGCTCACGGGCGTGCTCCAGGAAGAGGCCGACAAGCTCAACCGGCCCTTCTTCAAGGTGATGCGCACGGGCCTGCCGTGGGTGACGCTGAAGGCGGCGGTGACGCTGGACGGGAAGCTGGCTACGGCCACCGGCGACTCGCGCTGGGTGACGGGCGAGAAGGCGCGCGCGTGGGTGCACCGGCTGCGCGACTCGGTGGACGTCATCCTGGTGGGCGCCAACACGGTGCGCAAGGACGACCCGAAGCTCACCACCCGGCTGCCGGGCGGCGGGGGCAAGGACCCGCTGCGCGTGGTGGTGGACAGCCACCTGCGCCTGTCCCCGGGCTACACCGTCTTCACCCAGCGCAGCCCCGCGCGCACCGTCATCGCCACGCTGGAGGACCCGGAGGGCCGCAAGGCGCGGCGCTTCCTCGCCCAGGGCGTGGAGGTGTGGCAGGTGCGCCAGAAGGCGGGCCGGGTGGACCTGAAGGCCCTGCTGCGCCGCATCGCCAAGGGCGGCCTCAACCACGTGCTGGTGGAGGGCGGGGCGGAGCTGTACGGCTCCTTCCTGCGCGGGCACCACGCGGACGCGCTGGCGCTGTTCCTCGCGCCCAAGCTGATTGGCAGCCCCGGCCTGTCGTGGGCGGGCGATCTGGGCGTGAAGGAGATGGCCCAGGCCGTGGCCGTGAGCGACCTCACCTTCGAGCGGTACGGCGACGACGTGCTGCTCCAGGCGCTGCTGTAG
- the fabD gene encoding ACP S-malonyltransferase translates to MAKVAFVFPGQGSQAVGMGRDLFEKFPEARAVFEAADEALGEKLSTLCFEGPEDALKLTANTQPAILTVSVAAHAVFSKRGPVPAFVAGHSLGEYSALVAAGALSLGDAARAVRARGTFMQEAVPAGVGAMAAILGLEPQKVKAACDAAAEGQVVAPANYNSPEQTVIAGDAAAVERAGVKCKEAGAKRVMPLPVSAPFHCALMEPVKPRLAEVLGRVQVKAPSVPVVSNVEARPNADASRIVPLLLEQVSSPVRWIECVEALKAEGVTRVVELGPGKVLCGLVKRITKDIETFNVEDAAGLEKVLAALG, encoded by the coding sequence ATGGCGAAGGTCGCGTTCGTGTTTCCCGGGCAGGGCAGCCAGGCCGTGGGGATGGGCAGGGACCTGTTCGAGAAGTTCCCGGAGGCCCGGGCCGTCTTCGAGGCGGCGGACGAGGCGCTGGGAGAGAAGCTGTCCACCCTGTGCTTCGAGGGCCCGGAAGACGCGCTGAAGCTGACGGCCAACACCCAGCCGGCCATCCTGACCGTGTCGGTGGCGGCGCACGCCGTCTTCTCCAAGCGGGGGCCCGTGCCGGCCTTCGTGGCGGGGCACTCGCTGGGCGAGTACTCCGCGCTGGTGGCCGCCGGCGCCCTGTCCCTGGGGGACGCGGCCCGGGCGGTGCGCGCGCGCGGCACCTTCATGCAGGAGGCGGTGCCCGCGGGCGTGGGCGCCATGGCCGCCATCCTGGGCCTGGAGCCCCAGAAGGTGAAGGCGGCCTGTGACGCGGCGGCCGAGGGCCAGGTGGTGGCCCCCGCCAACTACAACTCGCCCGAGCAGACGGTCATCGCCGGGGACGCCGCGGCGGTGGAGCGCGCCGGGGTGAAGTGCAAGGAGGCCGGCGCCAAGCGGGTGATGCCGCTACCGGTGTCCGCCCCCTTCCACTGCGCCCTGATGGAGCCGGTGAAGCCCCGGCTGGCCGAGGTGCTGGGCCGCGTCCAGGTGAAGGCCCCCTCGGTGCCGGTGGTGAGCAACGTGGAGGCCCGTCCCAACGCGGACGCCTCGCGCATCGTCCCGCTGCTCTTGGAGCAGGTGAGCTCGCCGGTGCGCTGGATCGAGTGCGTGGAGGCGCTGAAGGCCGAGGGCGTCACCCGCGTGGTGGAGCTGGGGCCGGGCAAGGTGCTGTGCGGCCTGGTCAAGCGCATCACCAAGGACATCGAAACGTTCAACGTGGAAGACGCCGCGGGCCTGGAGAAGGTCCTCGCGGCGCTGGGGTGA
- the acpP gene encoding acyl carrier protein, which produces MSTSAIETKVKNIIADQLGVGEDEIKPESSFIEDLGADSLDIVELVMAMEEEFEVEIPDEEAENIKTVGDAINYINTHKK; this is translated from the coding sequence ATGTCGACGTCAGCCATTGAGACCAAGGTCAAGAACATCATCGCCGACCAGCTCGGGGTGGGAGAGGACGAGATCAAGCCCGAGTCGTCCTTCATCGAGGACCTTGGCGCGGACAGCCTCGACATCGTGGAGCTCGTGATGGCGATGGAGGAGGAGTTCGAGGTCGAAATCCCCGACGAGGAGGCCGAGAACATCAAGACCGTCGGCGACGCCATCAACTACATCAACACCCACAAGAAGTAA
- the rpiB gene encoding ribose 5-phosphate isomerase B: protein MKVLIASDHAGLELRQELVASLKERGVAHDDVGPVTRDSVDYPDFATRVARAVAAGEYALGVLVCGTGIGMSIVANKHRGVRAALCTTEFEARMARAHNDANVLCLGQRVVGAGVGRAILEAFLSTPFEGGRHERRVQKIREAESQG from the coding sequence GTGAAAGTCCTCATCGCTTCCGACCACGCGGGCCTGGAGCTCCGGCAGGAGCTGGTGGCTTCGCTGAAGGAGCGGGGCGTGGCCCATGACGACGTGGGCCCCGTCACCCGCGACTCGGTGGACTACCCGGACTTCGCCACCCGGGTGGCCCGGGCGGTGGCGGCCGGGGAGTACGCGCTGGGCGTGCTGGTGTGTGGCACGGGCATCGGCATGAGCATCGTCGCCAACAAGCACCGGGGCGTGCGCGCGGCCCTGTGCACCACCGAGTTCGAGGCCCGCATGGCCCGCGCTCACAACGACGCCAACGTGCTGTGCCTGGGCCAGCGCGTGGTGGGGGCCGGCGTGGGCCGCGCCATCCTCGAGGCGTTCCTCAGCACCCCCTTCGAGGGCGGCCGCCACGAGCGGCGCGTCCAGAAGATCCGCGAGGCCGAGTCCCAGGGCTAG
- a CDS encoding serine hydroxymethyltransferase, translating into MENTRTLTDVDPEIARVLHEETRRQEEGLELIASENFVSPAVLEAVGSVLTNKYAEGYPGKRYYGGCEVVDIAENLAIARAKELFGADSVNVQAHSGSQANMGAFMALMKPGDTMLSLDLNSGGHLTHGAAFNFSGKLYKVVHYGLTRETETIDFAQVEALAKEHKPKVIVVGASAYPRTLDFAKFREIADGVGAAMLVDMAHIAGLVAAGVHPSPVPFADIVTSTTHKTLRGPRGGLVLSREAYAKSINSQIFPGIQGGPLMHVIAGKAVAFKEALSPEFKTYQRQIVANAKALAEALLRAGLRLTSGGTDNHLMLVDLRPKKLTGKVAEEVLGKAGITVNKNMIPFDPEKPMTTSGVRVGTPAITTRGMREAEMAVVGQLIGEALDAAQDDAALARIRGKVKELSQGFPLYASRLK; encoded by the coding sequence ATGGAGAACACCCGCACGCTGACCGACGTGGACCCCGAGATTGCCCGGGTCCTCCACGAGGAGACCCGGCGCCAGGAGGAGGGGCTGGAGCTCATCGCCTCGGAGAACTTCGTCTCTCCGGCGGTGCTGGAGGCGGTGGGCTCGGTGCTCACCAACAAGTACGCGGAGGGCTACCCCGGCAAGCGCTACTACGGCGGCTGCGAGGTGGTGGACATCGCGGAGAACCTGGCCATTGCCCGTGCGAAGGAGCTGTTCGGCGCGGACTCCGTCAACGTGCAGGCGCACTCGGGCAGCCAGGCCAACATGGGCGCCTTCATGGCGCTGATGAAGCCGGGCGACACCATGCTGTCGCTCGACTTGAACTCCGGCGGCCACCTCACGCACGGCGCGGCGTTCAACTTCTCCGGCAAGCTCTACAAGGTCGTCCACTACGGCCTGACGCGCGAGACGGAGACCATCGACTTCGCCCAGGTGGAGGCGCTGGCCAAGGAGCACAAGCCCAAGGTCATCGTGGTGGGCGCCAGCGCGTACCCGCGTACGCTCGACTTCGCGAAGTTCCGCGAGATTGCGGACGGCGTGGGCGCGGCGATGCTGGTGGACATGGCGCACATCGCCGGCCTGGTGGCCGCGGGCGTGCACCCGTCGCCGGTGCCCTTCGCGGACATCGTCACCAGCACCACCCACAAGACGCTGCGCGGCCCGCGCGGCGGCCTGGTGCTCAGCCGCGAGGCGTACGCCAAGAGCATCAACAGCCAGATCTTCCCCGGCATCCAGGGCGGCCCGCTGATGCACGTCATCGCCGGCAAGGCGGTGGCCTTCAAGGAAGCGCTGTCGCCCGAGTTCAAGACGTACCAGCGGCAGATTGTCGCCAACGCGAAGGCGCTGGCGGAGGCGCTGCTGCGCGCGGGCCTGCGGCTGACGTCCGGCGGCACCGACAACCACCTGATGCTGGTGGACCTGCGCCCCAAGAAGCTCACCGGCAAGGTGGCCGAGGAGGTCCTTGGCAAGGCCGGCATCACCGTGAACAAGAACATGATTCCGTTCGACCCGGAGAAGCCGATGACGACGTCCGGCGTCCGGGTGGGCACGCCGGCGATTACGACGCGTGGCATGCGCGAGGCGGAGATGGCGGTGGTGGGGCAGCTCATCGGCGAGGCGCTGGACGCCGCGCAGGACGACGCGGCCCTGGCCCGCATCCGGGGCAAGGTGAAGGAGCTGTCGCAGGGCTTCCCGCTGTATGCCTCGCGGCTGAAGTAA
- the plsX gene encoding phosphate acyltransferase PlsX — protein sequence MRLVLDAMGGDLAPAAPVEGAVLFARAHREHQVLLVGDREKLAPLLARARPPANLHVHHASEVVEMDEHASSAFRRKRDSSLRVGFELVREGKADALVSAGNSGAVMAGGLLTLGRLPGVERPAIATLFPALKGGGRCLLLDAGANVDCRPSHLAQFAVMGEAYVRARLGVPRPRVAVLSNGEEPSKGTPLTREASELLRQSDLDFVGYVEGKDLFSGDVQVVVTDGFTGNVVLKTSEGVGMGVIGLLRQAIEKRGGLAEKVGAMLLQPALAGLRRVVDYAEYGGAPLLGIQGVGIVAHGRSTPRALHNALAAALAMAEGGVQDELTRCIERASVWLPTHQRGKKATDEAVPD from the coding sequence ATGAGGCTGGTGCTGGATGCCATGGGCGGCGATCTCGCCCCCGCCGCCCCCGTGGAGGGCGCGGTGCTCTTCGCGCGGGCGCACCGGGAGCACCAGGTGCTGCTGGTGGGAGACCGGGAGAAGCTGGCCCCGCTGCTGGCGCGTGCCCGGCCGCCCGCCAACCTCCACGTACACCATGCCTCGGAGGTGGTGGAGATGGACGAGCACGCGTCCTCGGCCTTCCGCCGCAAGCGGGACTCGTCCCTGAGGGTGGGCTTCGAGCTGGTGCGGGAGGGGAAGGCGGACGCGCTGGTGTCCGCGGGCAACTCCGGCGCCGTCATGGCGGGCGGGCTGCTGACGCTGGGGCGGCTGCCCGGGGTGGAGCGGCCGGCCATCGCCACGCTCTTCCCGGCCCTCAAGGGCGGGGGGCGCTGCCTGCTGCTGGACGCGGGCGCCAACGTGGACTGCCGCCCCTCGCACCTGGCCCAGTTCGCCGTCATGGGCGAGGCGTACGTGCGCGCCCGCCTGGGCGTGCCCCGGCCCCGGGTGGCGGTGCTCTCCAATGGAGAGGAGCCCTCAAAGGGGACGCCCCTCACCCGCGAGGCCAGCGAGCTGCTGCGCCAGTCGGACCTGGACTTCGTGGGCTACGTGGAGGGCAAGGACCTCTTCTCCGGTGACGTGCAGGTGGTCGTCACCGACGGCTTCACCGGCAACGTCGTCCTCAAGACGTCCGAGGGCGTGGGCATGGGCGTCATCGGCCTCTTGCGCCAGGCAATCGAGAAGCGGGGCGGCCTGGCGGAGAAGGTGGGCGCGATGCTGCTCCAGCCCGCCCTGGCCGGCCTGCGCCGGGTGGTGGACTACGCGGAGTATGGCGGCGCTCCACTGCTGGGCATCCAGGGGGTGGGAATCGTGGCGCATGGCCGCTCGACTCCCCGCGCCCTCCACAACGCGCTGGCGGCGGCGCTGGCCATGGCGGAGGGCGGCGTCCAGGACGAGCTGACGCGCTGCATTGAGCGGGCCAGTGTCTGGCTCCCTACTCACCAGAGGGGAAAAAAGGCGACAGACGAGGCCGTTCCCGATTAG
- the rpmF gene encoding 50S ribosomal protein L32, with amino-acid sequence MGVPKKRTSKMRRDRRRAANSNLRVAVQVTKCPNCKEPVMPHRACSACGQYKGREVQPQVNA; translated from the coding sequence GTGGGTGTCCCCAAGAAGCGTACTTCGAAGATGCGTCGCGACCGCCGCCGCGCGGCCAACAGCAACCTGCGCGTCGCCGTGCAGGTGACCAAGTGCCCCAACTGCAAGGAGCCGGTGATGCCTCACCGCGCCTGCAGCGCTTGCGGCCAGTACAAGGGCCGCGAGGTGCAGCCCCAGGTCAACGCCTAG